ACAACATTATGCTGCAGCAAGCACGTCATCAAAATGTGCTGCTGGAACAATGTTCTGTTGAGCAACAATGACACAGCACATAACAGAGGTGAGGCTAATTTAACAGACTGGTCACTTGCTCCCAACAAgtcaaaaaaagacagagagaaacacactgaGCAGATTGTCCCACACACAACATCCATCATAACCATCAATGGGGTGGCTGTGAAAAAAGGTGAACAGTGCGAATAACATCACAGAAGAGAAAATAGAAATAAGAAGCCTTTTATTGTTATTATACACAGCATGATATTAGAAACCTCCCTACGAGGTGCACACCGTCCTTGATAGATGAACACAGTCCTTAGTGCAAGGATGGGTTCAGAATtgtgacagctttggggaagaagctgtccttcattctattGGTTCTAGCTGTTATTGACCTAGTGCCTACCAGAGGGCAACAATGTGTGAACAGACGGAAGCCAGGGTGCGAGTCATCTTCAATGATGCTCCTGGCTCTGTTTAGGCAGCGGGAGTTGTGGGATgttatgggaggcagggggcagcctatgttTTTATTCTGCTGTGTTGgccaccctctgcagtctcttcctgtcagcctcagtgcagctCAGATCAATATCGCTTCAGTATAGCCAAAAACAAGCCtagcattgctctctctctctgggtcatttcacgtgaaatcagacgctttgggacccgaccgacacagatttcaatcatacttgctgtgacTGTTAAGTAGCATGGTAGCACCCcaatactgtatttgtgtgaatctgacaccaatattaagggagaaacataggaaaggtttacatatgaaggtaggacactatacattcagcattgattatatcagtcagtgtaagtcacaaaaagatgtctgtggtgttatttgaaagctattttctggctctacaaattacacaaacagcatggaatacaacaaccctcagaatatgaattatgataaatggaaaaattaaaaattgaatatcaaaaaaagttatattttaaaatggctagttccttgtctaaacgtagcctgcaatgtcatgaacaacacctgaaatgctggtgtttggttctttattcatttcagagataataggactcaaaaatatggcatcatgaTCACCTAATAATATAGTAAtatcatagtaatatcacatgacagcatgtctaccggaatatgtgaaggatggagatggtccatgaggatgcagcaagttcagtttcacctctacagtgcttggcatacattcctcaacacatgctagccactagttgacataatatacagctacaacataccctttgatgcttgaacattaaaaaaaatcctttactgggcttattctttcaaccctgccatCTCTGAGTACTGAAAATGggctagcttccactgtgtccattgacaatgggcagaagctgtgtagtttttgagtacctggaattggGACCTacgagggtgcagagcccaccaggaaaatgccagatggccagtccagtcctgtccctgacactactctattacattacattacattacattacattgcatttggcagacgctttataaccaaagcgactttcaaaagaggacataatcaagccaacatcacaagcaaatacaaagtgcacaggagatatacagaacaagtgcaattgcaaagagggtttttttttttttataaagaggaaataacgagtacacacacacacaaacacacactcacaaactaaactaaactaaacatcatgtcaggagtctgccctggggcaaggccagttcaagcattagtctagtagattctctcgaaagaggaatgtctttagttgtttcttgaaggctgcaagagatgtgcttagtcttgctgcctctgggagactgttccaccacttgggtaccacaacggagaacaatcttgactgggagtacctagagatggctgagccagacggcttgtgctggatgagtgcAGTTCTCTCCCaataacataaggcgttagtaggtccttaagataagctggggccgttcctgtgatggttttgtaggcaagggtcaatgccttgtgcttgatccgggcggcgatcggtaaccagtgcaattcaataaatagaggagtaacatgggtccttttgggttgattgaatatcaaccgtgccgccgcattctggatcatctgcagaggctttagcgcacaagcaggtagacctgtcatgagtgagttgcagtagtcaacgcgggacaggaccgtggcctggaccagtcgttgtgtagaatattgtgtcagcacaggtctgatattccgtacgttggacatctggattcgacaggtccgggtgaccgagttgatgtagttggagcatgacagctcatcatcaatcatgacgccaaggtttttggcgactttgtttggggtcacgatggtggagcctatcttgaggttgatgttgtgactgagcggctctttagctgggatcaccaggagctctgtcttggccaggttcagctgtaggtggtggtccttcatccatgttgacaaatcggtgaggcaggcagagatgcgttccgaaaccgtggtgtcctctggacggaacgacaggtacatctgggtgtcatcagcatagcactATATATACATATTACTACTTTAACTCacttcaacctttatgtcccattatctctgaaatgaataatgaaccaaacaccccattttcaggtgttgtttatgaccttacaggctatctttagtttttttgattttcattttttaatttttcaatgtatcataattcatattctgaaggttgttgtattccatgctgttgtgtaatttgtagagccagaaaagagctttcaaacaacacctcagacatctttttgtgacttacactgactgatataatcaaggctgaatgtatagtgtcctaccctcatatgtaaacctttgctagtctgtttctcccttaatattggtgtcagattcacaaaaatgcagttctggggtgctcgcttgctactaaacagacacagcaagtatgattgaaatctgtgtcggtcgggtcccaaagtgtctgatttcatgtgaaatgaccccccccccccctctcaggaAAGAAGACAcagcagttgaagcttgaatgaaaAAGGGACGGGCCCTATCTGGCCCcaatacaattttaatgttatggagtttcatatgaaatacaaCACGATTGAAGCAaccttggaaattacatttgcaatacaatgaagaaatattttcaggggacctagtgaaggtggggtctgttgtcgcccttcgaatgaaaaaggcacGCACGCGTATGGAGAGCAGCTGGTGTGCTGCAGCCAGCAAGCAGGTGAGCGCTAATGTCAAGATTCTTCCAGCAGATGGCAGCCGTTCGCCGCATTGAACAGAGCCGTATACAAAATTTGGTTGAGCAGAGTTTCAAGAAGAAGACATTACTGCTCATGCGCAGAAGGAGCAAGGAATGAACATTTTGAAAGTAAGTATGCAATTTCATTACATATCTATGCCAAATGAGACATAGTGCTTCTACATCAAAATTTCAGCTATCATATTTATAACATATATGTTCTCGTTTTTCTCTTATAGAATTTCCAGTAGCAACCTTAGATAGCATAGAACGCTAATCTAACCAACTAGCCACTGGGCTATGGCTACATTGATGCCATTTGTCTGCTTTATTATGTGCTATCAATGCAGTGCTTTGTCACAGTGATGGAATTATTGCATTATGCGCGAAATGCGAATTGGCAACTGTGCTTCCAATAGTATATTTTAATCATCTGGTTAGCTTCCGACCATAACTGCAAGTTTAACCCTCATAGTGAGGGGTGGTACATTGTAATCAAAACAACAGCGGTGGCTAACCCTGCTTTTTCAAAAGCTAGCAAGAAAGCTAACACGAACAACAATTCAAAATTGACGCAATATTGGGACAACAACAAAGTAAAACACTCAACGCTTCATAACGACCGGTAGACAGCAGAGATATTAACACATCTGTCACCCCAGTTGAACTGTCTAGTTTTGACACAAAGACGGATCCATATGATATTTTATTCCCTCAGCAATTTTGTGTGATAGCTTAATGATATTCCACGACGTACTGTGGTCGTATGGAGAAACTGTTTTCGCAACGAATCAAGACAGTAGACCTGCAAAGTAACTACCCAAGATTTGTGGGAATTATGAGCTATAAGCTGATCTTTCTCAATCTTGAGGCCACGACTGCCCCTTGGCATTAGAAATGCTGAAGCAAGAGGTGCGCTCTTTGAGAATTCTTGAACGACAGCTAGCCAAACATTTGTTCAACCATTTGTTTGTCCTGGgctctgtctgtttttgtttttaggtATACGGGCAGATCGATTGGTCTGGACTAAGGAGTGGCATGTAGAATTTATTATAAACATTGCTCAGCCAGAACAGTACAAGTCAGGGCTAGATCCGTTCCTCGGACCTCCTGTTTGGGGTTAACCCCTGCTGGAAATGAAAGGGTGAGACATGCTACTTCCTTCATGGCTGACATGTCCACGGCTTTACATTCTAAACACACGTTTGGCCACTGAATTAGTTCATTCTCTCACCTGTGCAAGTGTTCATTTGAGTTGGTgtgttttttcctttttgaacAGACAGCAAAAGAGTCCAGACACAGaaggggatgtttcagtgatggaGGAAGGTTGGAAATATTTGTTATATACTTGCACTTGGATAATGTTATACGCACTTTCtgttcacacatgcacgcttgtGCTCCAGAAaatacgcttacacacacacacacacacacacacacacacacacacacacacacacacacacacacacacacacacacacacacacacacacacactgtcttaatGCATGTCTGCAACTGCCTGTATGATTGTCCTGTCCTTCTGCTTTAAGGGGCTGTTGCGACCGCAGATGATCCATCTGCCATCACCATTCAATCAGCAGCATTCTCCACGGATCAACCTATTAAGTACCTCTTCAAGACGGAGGGAGCAGGGGGGCAGGTGAGGCTGtatagtagagaagagtagagtagagttaagtaCAGTATCACTTAATACCAAGTGAAATAAAGGTGTCCAGTAgtatgcatacataaatacagtatacacaagacattatacatcATTGCATATATATTATCCATAAAGCACATGCTAACATACATTCAGCCaaaggcagaacacacacacacacacacacacacacacacacacacacacacacacacacacacacacacacacacacacacacacacacacacacacacacacacagctgttggagAGGAGAAGTGTAAGAGTGATTCATGACATGTGCTATAGCTGAGCTATACCACTCCGCTGAAGAGATGAGTCTTGTTTTGGTTTCAAACAAGCACTTGCATGGTTGAGGAGCAAACACAGCCGAAAGAGGGTACAAAAACACAGTTGCACAATAATCGACTGAATCAGGCTTCCATGGTCAAAGTGAAAATGAGTTATTGTGATTTTAGTTACATATATAtcaaaatatgaaattaaataagATTGATCTGCAAAAAATATAGTAATATAAAGTATCAAAACTGTAATGTGATGGGCTAAATCGAAATATTACTAAATGTCTGTATGTTTTGTTAGACTTGACTGCAGTGCTTTGTGCGCGTGTCTGGTGTTGCAGGTGACGTATCGGGTGATCCATGTGGCCGATGGCACAGGAGTGGACGCTCAGGCCGATGCCACAGGAGCCGTCAGCGTGGTCACGGGCTTCCCCACGGTCACGCAAGCCGTCACACCAGCCGTTACACAGGTACTAGGGTCACTACTGCACATCTGGTTACATCTGGGCTGCACTGGGGTATTGCAAGAACCAAGcttagtagtaaaccaggttcagTTAATCTTGATGTAGTGGTAAAACACAATAGAAGAGCCTGTAAAACTCATTTTCATTACTGCCTGCAGACTGTCAATTAGCAGGTGTACCAGGTTTGGAATGCCTAATGTGACTGATGAATACATTttggagttgttctcctgtcgctgtctaaagaaagccaagcaaatcatcagagacccctaccatactggacataaactgtttgagctgctgccatcaggcaggcgttacagggctctgggtacaaaaaacaaacaggctaaaagatattttttatccaaaagcaatctacacacttaattttgcacagctgactttttaaaatctgaattatttttatacagtatatatataggtttctttgttgatttttaagcaccgtgagcatctgcactttaccaatttcgttgtacctgtacaatgacaataaagattcattcattcattcattcattcattcattcattcattcattcattcattcatactgtCCTTACCAAAAAGAAATGTATGAATTTCAAACTGGTTAAATGGCTATACAAGCCTAATTACGATAATACTGGGTGACTTTTACAgtataagttaaaaaaaaatctgaccaagAAAAAATGACATGCTCTATTGACAAATGTCTTAAAACAATATAGTATAATAGTATAAATAGTCTAAAAGTTCATGTTCAAGCTAGTTATTAGGTGTTTTTACTTAAATTAGGATTGACTAGATGCGTTTTACTTgtaactagaaaaataagcttgctaacattttcagtttttgctgtgcatttttgttttgtcaaGGCTATGCTGCATGGATGATACAGTTTAGGAAGGGTTTGACTGAGAGTTATGAATAAACTTTGTGATACTGTCACTGTATGTCCCAGATCACTTTCTACGTGACACCATAATGGCAGGTGGCTGACTATATGGTGGGGAAAGGCCTATATTAACTATGATCTTGACTACATTATACATgtatttgtagtaggcctatatactactATGTGATATATGAAAATATGCTTACTGTGACTCCATCccatttttgttttgtccagGCTGTATTAGCGCAGGCTGAAGGTCTGGATGGGGAGGCCGCTGAAACGCATTACTACTATCCTGCCACCATCGCAAATACCCCCTCGGCCACTATGGTCACCAACGTCCAAGCCCCCGACTCATTACTcactcagaacacacccacaggtGAGCTCTAGCTTTGCTTTACCATCTGGGAAGAAGTATGAATGTGGAGTGGTGTGGCGCAGAGCCCTCATACACCTGAACATGCACGGGTTACATTGTCCATCGGGACTCTGGTTTGAATTTCCCAagccttccctatctctctctctcctaatactGTCTCTCTTTGCTACTCTGTCTTAATAAAGAAAAGATAAGAAATGTATAAATGCaagtttgaatgtgatttttgcTTTCACTCTTGTGCAACCCTGATTTTGCCTGTTGTTTTTCCTCTGTAATCCAGGTCAGCTCTATGTGATGATGTCGCCACAAGATGTTTTGAGTACGACCACCACGCAAAGGTGAGGTCCCTCGGGGAGCCTTTGCTGTACTATGCTGTAGTTGATTTAAAAACGTCAAAGGTGGGAGCACGAGGGCTCAGTggactaaagggtggtttatgcctccagtccagcgtccctgcgtcgtgatgcagtgagccgcgcagttaacggagtgaagccccccccatcacgcaggtactctggggcacctccccaaaattgtgtctcgacgcagggagcgacggcgtggaggggcgaaaataggtctctgattggtcctctcgaccagcctgctctgtcctcgagtcgagaacaagcgctacttccttgttctaaccttcgtcggtctacggactgtgagctcttcattaaataagttgcccgtgctttgttgtttgatttatttacacgaaccaaagacaacacatgcgcttgcaagttacgacgctgaagttatttcgacagttgaacagtggttccgaggtcgaggaaacattccgcttcgtcctcgacaaatgagccacttctttgttccaaactaccactgtggctgccagtgcgatcaaacatgcacgtgatataaagatttaatgtttcatttcattgtcgtcgagtctgtgatgctaaaaaacaaccgacacgtctagtttactctttgtattgaaggcagtttgagcggaatgacatcgcgcagaccgtgcttcaaaaccgggcataaaccaaaattaactgcatcatggctgcgacaagctcactctgtggcacaagtaggaagcataacccgcccttaaggggTCGTACTGGTACCCTGGTTCGGGCCGTGCTAGAGGTCATTTCCTAGATCCTTTCCCAACTTTCTGCCACTgttttcctgtcaccatcttcactgtcctgtcttcaATAAAGGCAATCAGGCTGTGGGAACACAAAGAGGAGACCTAATAAATTAAGCGTTTTTGATTttgccgggcatacactgtgcaacttttggTCCGATTTTGCCACCATTTGTCAGTTTTAAGACTTTTTGGAAATCGGGCCCATTTTTGGCTCAAATTACACTCCcatcgcaagaaaatcaaagctGTTTGAAATACTGGTCGCCCCTCATGAGTGAATTGCAGAATTGAAGCAGGCCATTTCACAATAGCCATTCACAAATTGCTGGGGCAGTGCGATTCTCAGTGCGCATTCTCGCttccacctcaggtgtgcataTCCCTACcacgtttttgtcatctgcagttaCAGAACAGAAGTCTCTCTAGTCATACAGCGTGAGCACTCTAGTCGCATCCGACCCTTGGGTTGTATAGTGTGAGGACTTGactcgtgagatgtgaacttttaaaccttGTGGATTCACTCCTACAGTTtgagcaggagctgaataccAGCTACTGTAAATATTGCATATGCCATAGTGTATGCCCAGCATAACTAAATTTAAAATGCCATTTATACAGGCTTCAGTCTGGAAGTGTATATTCCTCACCTAATTTTTTTCGCCTACAGTAAAGCTGAGACTCCACGCACTTCAAGAGATGACAAGAGACGAGCACAGCATAACGAAGGTCAGACCGCACATCAATGCATTTCCTTTTGCTAATCAGCCTTTGGCCACTGAATGCCACCAGCAGGTTATAACCTTTGTCACTTTGGCTTTCCAGTGGAAAGAAGACGCAGAGATAAAATCAATAACTGGATTGTCCAGCTGTCCAAAACCATCCCCGACTGTTCGGTGGACTCCACTAAGAATGGCCAGGTAAAGACTGTACATTGTTgttaaggaaaacaaaaaaaatcaccccGTACTGGTCgacttaattttgctgctttttttattaagtgaacaatgcgtttcgcttGTGCTTCGTCAGGTTCAATTTGTgaaagtgaacctgatgaagcaaaaGTGAAACGCATTGTTCACTAAATTAAGAAAGCAACAAAAATTAAGCCTGCCAGTTTGCGGTGATTCTTCTTGTTTTCCTTGGATTACTGCCCTTCACCAGCTCCTGgaaactggctgtgcataggagtttaaGGTCTTTGAATACTGTACattgttgtgtttgtgtagtcTATGATCAGAATCTGC
This window of the Engraulis encrasicolus isolate BLACKSEA-1 chromosome 7, IST_EnEncr_1.0, whole genome shotgun sequence genome carries:
- the LOC134452852 gene encoding upstream stimulatory factor 1-like isoform X3 is translated as MEEGAVATADDPSAITIQSAAFSTDQPIKYLFKTEGAGGQVTYRVIHVADGTGVDAQADATGAVSVVTGFPTVTQAVTPAVTQAVLAQAEGLDGEAAETHYYYPATIANTPSATMVTNVQAPDSLLTQNTPTGQLYVMMSPQDVLSTTTTQSKAETPRTSRDDKRRAQHNEVERRRRDKINNWIVQLSKTIPDCSVDSTKNGQQSKGGILSKACDYIQELRQSNARLGEEMDSLERLRMDNQLLRQEVEEWKSKNQILRGQLRQHGIVAASVEPQ
- the LOC134452852 gene encoding upstream stimulatory factor 1-like isoform X2; the protein is MKGQQKSPDTEGDVSVMEEGAVATADDPSAITIQSAAFSTDQPIKYLFKTEGAGGQVTYRVIHVADGTGVDAQADATGAVSVVTGFPTVTQAVTPAVTQAVLAQAEGLDGEAAETHYYYPATIANTPSATMVTNVQAPDSLLTQNTPTGQLYVMMSPQDVLSTTTTQSKAETPRTSRDDKRRAQHNEVERRRRDKINNWIVQLSKTIPDCSVDSTKNGQSKGGILSKACDYIQELRQSNARLGEEMDSLERLRMDNQLLRQEVEEWKSKNQILRGQLRQHGIVAASVEPQ
- the LOC134452852 gene encoding upstream stimulatory factor 1-like isoform X1; translated protein: MKGQQKSPDTEGDVSVMEEGAVATADDPSAITIQSAAFSTDQPIKYLFKTEGAGGQVTYRVIHVADGTGVDAQADATGAVSVVTGFPTVTQAVTPAVTQAVLAQAEGLDGEAAETHYYYPATIANTPSATMVTNVQAPDSLLTQNTPTGQLYVMMSPQDVLSTTTTQSKAETPRTSRDDKRRAQHNEVERRRRDKINNWIVQLSKTIPDCSVDSTKNGQQSKGGILSKACDYIQELRQSNARLGEEMDSLERLRMDNQLLRQEVEEWKSKNQILRGQLRQHGIVAASVEPQ